In Chitinophaga sp. HK235, a single window of DNA contains:
- a CDS encoding AraC family transcriptional regulator, producing the protein MDITSLEAFYKETASLIPEGIHKEIGHFNIFKTDELKADKYKMPYNRRAYYKISIITGKNRAEYADKVIDIEKNALLFATPRIPYNWVPLEDQQGGYFCIFTDEFLTKNKSGVVLEELPIFRPGGYPVFQVSDEEAEEITSIFKKMYKELSADYVYKYDLLRNYVLELIHYGQKLQPATALYPTHTASARISSLFIELLERQFPIASSQQTIALRTAKDFAGRLAVHVNHLNKVLKEHTGKTTTELISNRILQEAKILLKQTDWSISEIAYSLGFEELAHFSNFFRKQTTLAPIAFRDR; encoded by the coding sequence ATGGACATTACTTCTCTGGAAGCGTTTTATAAAGAAACCGCTTCCCTGATACCTGAAGGTATCCATAAGGAGATCGGCCATTTTAATATTTTTAAGACCGATGAGCTGAAAGCAGATAAATATAAAATGCCCTACAACAGGCGTGCTTACTATAAGATCAGCATTATCACGGGCAAAAACCGGGCAGAATATGCTGACAAGGTCATTGATATCGAAAAAAACGCGTTGTTGTTTGCCACACCCAGAATACCCTACAATTGGGTACCGCTGGAAGATCAGCAGGGCGGATATTTCTGCATTTTTACCGATGAGTTTCTCACCAAAAATAAAAGCGGAGTCGTGTTGGAAGAACTGCCCATCTTCCGGCCCGGCGGATATCCTGTTTTTCAGGTATCGGATGAAGAAGCAGAAGAGATCACTAGTATTTTTAAGAAGATGTACAAAGAGCTGTCGGCCGACTATGTATATAAATACGATCTGCTGCGCAACTATGTGCTGGAGCTGATACATTACGGACAGAAGCTGCAACCAGCCACCGCATTATATCCAACCCATACGGCCTCCGCAAGGATATCCTCCCTGTTCATCGAATTACTGGAAAGACAGTTCCCCATAGCATCATCCCAACAGACAATAGCACTCCGCACCGCTAAGGACTTCGCTGGCCGTCTGGCAGTACATGTCAATCATCTCAATAAAGTATTAAAGGAACATACCGGCAAAACAACTACCGAATTAATCAGCAACCGGATACTGCAGGAAGCCAAAATCCTCCTGAAACAAACAGATTGGAGCATTTCTGAAATAGCCTACAGCCTTGGCTTTGAAGAGCTGGCCCATTTCTCCAACTTCTTCCGCAAACAGACTACGCTGGCACCTATCGCCTTCCGGGACCGCTGA
- a CDS encoding SDR family oxidoreductase encodes MTANKKIALVTGGSRGLGKNMAINIARKGFDVVITYHSRKEEAQHVVAEIEKEGAKAVALQLNTGDVKSFPAFFKHLKTALKNTFHADHFDFLINNAGIGIHKPFIEITEEDFDELMNIHLKGVYFLTQQALPLLNDGGRIVNLSSGLARFTTPGYSAYAAMKGGVETLTRYMAKELGTRGIAVNIVAPGAIETDFGGAIVRDNPTVNKMVAEATALGRAGLPDDIGGVVAFLCTEDARWINGQRIEVSGGANL; translated from the coding sequence ATGACAGCAAATAAAAAAATAGCGCTGGTAACCGGCGGCAGCCGCGGCCTGGGAAAAAATATGGCCATCAACATCGCCAGAAAAGGCTTCGATGTGGTGATCACCTACCATAGCAGAAAAGAAGAAGCACAGCATGTGGTTGCTGAAATAGAAAAGGAAGGCGCTAAAGCAGTAGCGCTGCAGTTAAATACAGGGGACGTAAAAAGTTTCCCGGCTTTTTTCAAACACCTGAAAACCGCACTGAAAAATACTTTTCACGCAGACCATTTCGACTTCCTGATCAACAACGCCGGTATTGGTATCCATAAACCATTTATAGAAATCACGGAAGAGGATTTTGACGAGTTGATGAACATACACCTTAAAGGTGTGTACTTCCTGACACAGCAGGCCTTACCACTGCTCAATGATGGTGGTCGTATCGTCAACCTCTCTTCCGGACTGGCACGTTTTACCACGCCTGGATACTCCGCCTATGCCGCCATGAAAGGCGGGGTGGAAACGCTGACCCGATATATGGCTAAAGAGCTGGGCACCAGAGGTATTGCCGTCAATATCGTAGCACCCGGTGCCATAGAAACAGACTTCGGTGGCGCTATTGTCCGCGATAACCCTACCGTGAACAAAATGGTGGCAGAAGCTACTGCACTGGGCCGTGCCGGCCTGCCGGATGACATCGGCGGCGTAGTGGCTTTCCTGTGTACAGAAGATGCCCGGTGGATTAATGGACAGCGGATAGAGGTGTCGGGCGGAGCCAACCTGTAA